One genomic window of Diabrotica undecimpunctata isolate CICGRU unplaced genomic scaffold, icDiaUnde3 ctg00002699.1, whole genome shotgun sequence includes the following:
- the LOC140432060 gene encoding uncharacterized protein isoform X2 produces MASLTHTCVYAECFERNDGTNNNISFFKFPLKDLERTKIWQRNCGNIDILLMDISDLKQRVICQHHFAVEHIYQSGQRRLLRKNAVPLKFIQLATDLGDTPPVCSTYVYCGTKRKRSTSGDCMVRSTPSPKRSSSSLSDISSFEINLPTKLETELTENVKKLEYQVNVLKKKCRQKNSQRCRRTTKNRKSATKFMLQVLLLENKSKYVHTFVNMQFSHKTRSQWSHNEKDLALAIYYKSPSCYKFLIRSLNFVLPSVKTIQTWLRVIKLRTGLNTSLIDKLKKKAETMDEWEKICVLMFDEISLKKQLEYNKLDDIIEGFQDLGALGRTNKLANIGLVFMMRGLLHNWKIPICYFVTGGPIHSDNLKNIVVEVVLKLQNIGYIPKVLVCDQTSNNRNRKSEDFHCI; encoded by the exons atggccTCTCTAACGCATACGTGTGTTTACGCGGAATGTTTTGAAAGAAACGAtggaacaaataataatatatcttTCTTTAAATTTCCCCTGAAAGACTTAGAGCGCACAAAAATTTGGCAAAGAAATTGCGggaatattgatattttattgatGGATATCAGTGACCTGAAACAGAGGGTAATTTGCCAGCATCATTTTGCAGTGGAACATATTTACCAAAGTGGCCAAAGAAGATTATTAAGGAAAAATGCAGTTCCTCTAAAATTTATACAGTTAGCAACTGATTTAG GTGATACCCCACCAGTATGCTCTACATACGTTTATTGCGGTACGAAACGTAAAAGATCTACAAGTGGCGATTGTATGGTTAGATCAACTCCATCGCCTAAGAGATCAAGTAGTAGTCTCAGTGATATTTccagttttgaaattaatttgCCCACAAAACTTGAAACTGAATTGACGGAGAATGTAAAAAAATTGGAGTATCAAGTAAATGTTTTAAAGAAGAAGTGCCGTCAGAAGAACAGTCAGCgttgtagaagaacaacaaaaaacagaaaatcagcAACCAAATTCATGTTACAGGTACTGttattagaaaataaaagcaaatacGTGCACACTTTTGTTAATATGCAGTTTTCACAcaaaactcgttcacaatggagTCACAATGAAAAGGATTTAGCTCTGGCTATTTATTATAAGTCTCCTagttgttacaaatttttaattagatCTCTTAACTTTGTATTACCTTCAGTAAAAACAATTCAAACTTGGTTGCGTGTCATAAAATTAAGAACTGGTTTAAACACTTCCTTAATTGACAAGTTGAAGAAAAAAGCAGAGACAATGGATGAGTGGGAAAAAATTTGTGTGTTAATGTTTGAtgaaatttctttgaaaaaacaATTGGAGTACAATAAATTAGATGACATTATAGAAGGGTTTCAAGATTTAGGTGCTTTAGGAAGAACAAACAAACTTGCCAACATAGGTCTGGTTTTCATGATGCGCGGCTTGCTACATAACTGGAAGATtcctatttgttattttgttacaGGTGGTCCAATACATAGCGacaacttaaaaaacattgtagttgaagttgttttaaaattacaaaatattgggTATATACCAAAAGTGTTAGTGTGTGATCAAACATCTAATAATAGAAATAGGAAATCAGAGGATTTTCACTGTATTTGA
- the LOC140432060 gene encoding uncharacterized protein isoform X1: protein MVKITDVHINPNNFQKMRVKLAAQIFSNSVASAISTAIAVGQLHTKTAPHTAEFLKIINNIFNGLNSKYCSDSNPNRKPMSTLSKSTQNLKAGLEYFKKIKVFENQKERNNIHCLHGFQWTILSVLCLWEELQKYNVSYLLTSFLNQDPLENFFWIVRNRGGYNPTPSVSQLRIAIKHNTNIKLKIALDNGNCEIAQTDNLDLTHEVTSFEMSDKSIETQTVHVEKSLDKQKENNDNQILSTANSSKSSITNLETCAVTYVAGYIYYKIIKNLNCIKCQEDLLKDNKILLQKHELMLLFRDYGANEEIKFLQRPSYLFVTITTILLEKFDEAFDLFKVDNTVFEKIETYVTKHILLTTNWLESCEDHKRKIIKFLVKIKLLKTCQWYNVNESKQKTKREKIHRKLLIFDKSKGK from the coding sequence ATGGTGAAAATAACAGACGTTCATATAAAccctaataattttcaaaaaatgcgtGTAAAATTAGCAGCACAAATTTTTTCCAACTCAGTTGCCTCAGCAATATCAACAGCTATAGCTGTAGGGCAGTTACACACTAAAACGGCTCCTCATACtgctgaatttttgaaaattataaataatatttttaatggtcTTAACAGCAAATATTGTAGTGATAGTAATCCAAACAGAAAGCCAATGTCAACTTTAAGCAAGTCAACTCAAAACTTAAAAGCAggtttagaatattttaaaaaaattaaagtttttgaaaatcaGAAAGAGAGAAATAATATTCACTGTCTACATGGCTTTCAGTGGACAATTTTGTCAGTTTTATGTTTGTGGGAGGAACTTCAAAAATATAATGTGTCATatcttttaacatcttttctgAACCAAGATCCTCTAGAAAATTTTTTCTGGATTGTCCGCAATAGGGGTGGTTACAATCCAACACCTAGTGTTAGTCAGTTAAGAATTGCCATTAAGCATAACacaaatattaaactaaaaattgctttAGACAATGGAAATTGTGAAATAGCACAAACTGATAATTTAGATTTAACCCACGAAGTAACCAGCTTCGAAATGTCTGACAAGTCCATTGAAACCCAAACAGTTCATGTAGAAAAATCTTTAGACAAGCAAAAGGAAAATAATGACAACCAAATTTTAAGCACGGCAAATTCCAGCAAATCTAGCATAACAAATTTAGAAACGTGTGCTGTTACATATGTCGCTGGTTATATTTACTATAAGATTATAAAGAATTTGAATTGTATTAAATGCCAGGAAGATTTGCTAAAAGACAATAAAATTCTATTACAGAAACACGAACTAATGTTACTTTTCAGAGATTATGgcgcaaacgaagaaataaagtTTCTTCAGAGGCCATCATATTTGTTTGTTACTATTACTACAATATTGTTAGAAAAGTTTGACGAGGCTTTTGATTTATTTAAAGTAGATAatacagtttttgaaaaaattgaaacCTATGTGACTAAGCATATTTTATTAACTACTAATTGGCTTGAAAGCTGTGAAGACCATAAAAGGAAAATTATAAAATTCTTGGTAAAAATCAAACTTTTAAAAACTTGTCAGTGGTATAACGTTAATGAAAgtaaacaaaaaactaaaagggAAAAGATTCACAGAAAATTACTTATTTTCGATAAAAGTAAAGGTAAATAA